The sequence tgtgtttctctctctatctctgtttgtGTTTCCTTCCTCACACCAGACCCAGTCTCTCCAGTTGTCTTCATGTACAGCCCTCTCAACCTCtttaacccccctctctctgtgtgtagggtAGTGGACATGCAGCATGGTCTAGTGCAGCAGTGTCAGAAGCATACGGAGGTGTTTGCTGTGTTGAAGGAGAGGGTCCTAACCACCACCCCCTGCTCCATCTCAGAACAGGTCCAGGAACAGGGCACCTGCCAGAGGGTTCTGGGACTACTGGGCAACCTGGGGACACATGCTGTACAGGTGGGTTATTATAcgtgtagctggaaacggctgatttttaggcctacagaggcccattatcagcaaccatcactcctgtgttccaatggcacgttgttaactcatccaagtttataattttaaaggctaattgatcattagaaaaacccttttgcaattatgttagcatagctgaaaactgttgttatgcttaaagaagcaataaaactggcctttttagactagttgagtatctggagcatcagcagttgtgggttcgattacagcctcaaaatgtccaaaaacaaagacctttcttctgaaagtcGTCAGGTGTGTTTGCAGGAGAATGGCAGTATAGAGATGGACAGTAACGTTTCCTTGGAGATTCCCCCTCTCACTGTCATCGCCTACAGCCTCATAGAGTTAGAGGTCAGGAAAGACGGACACtatggtgagtgtgtgtctgtgtgtagttgtatcatgaaaggctgtgtgtgatgtgtgtgaccTACTGCTATAGGTACTATTACATTGCGGTTCTACATGGTGAATGAATAAttgtctttcattctctctctctttctctctctattgtcaGAGCTGTGTCTCCAGCATGGTACTCTGGGAGGATTCGAGGCAGACTCTGGGAGGACCTCGCCATCCCAGGATTCCTTTGACGCCCTGTGTGTAGTGGACGGGCTGGAGTGGATGGAGAAGGAGATTCCTGAAGGAGCACCACTCGGCACACTGCAGAAAAGTATGCATTTCTTTATCCATCCAGCCACTCATTCATTCATTGCTGATACAGGTCAGTTGATAATTGAGTTCCCTTttattgttgacgttgagataTACAGCAGTTGATTTGACcaacatgtgtttgtgtgtgatattGTGTCAATATATAAAACAGGAAGTGAAATCTGTTGACAGCTATTCCACTAAAGAAATTGAGAATTGTCTTCTTCTTTTCATCAAATAAATGATACTGAGAGAGGAAGTGCAGTGCTGAGTTTGTAACTTTGGATAAAATATTTAATGTAACAATTGTGATTTACGTTGTGATTTTTCACACAGAAACAGACTGAGAGAAATATTCCTCTTAGCATTATTTAGTGGTCTGGTCATTCTGTCATCAGTGATGTGCCATCAGAAAAGTGAGCCTAAGAGTCAagctctgattggttatttatctctctctcccctacagaCTTGCAGGGGTTGGACTTGGAGGTCTATGCAGGTCAGTTAGCGGTTCTCCCAGAGTCGACCCGGTTAGCTCTGTTCCAAAGACTCCTGGACGTTCTAGTGGACAGAACCACACTCTCAGTTCTGGAACACATGGTAAGTGTCACAGGGCCCAGGGCCAAATGTAGTGCATTATAAAGGTATAAGGGGGCCATTTCGAATGCAGCCCTTGTCTGATGGCATTGTTTGGTGGAGTTTTTAGACCAGGCATAGTCATATCTGACACAGTATGATTTGGcaatgattctctctctctctcttagttggAGGGGTTGTGCAGAGGTGAGGAACCTGACCCTGCAGAGGTAAATCAATTAGCTGTGACTCAAAACAAATCTGTTTTCGCCCTATTGGACCTGGTCCAGAAAGGCCCAACCAATGAGATACAGGCTGACAGAGCCTCCGCCTCCCCTCACCTGACCGCCACTCATCTGCTGGTCAGCGCCTTGGAgggtgagtgtatgtgtgagtgagagtgagagtgtgttgCATTCTCTAACCCCTGTGTGTTGCATTTCTGTAGCGTTGCCTGAAGCTGCTCTGACTCTGCTGGGAGAATCTAGCCCTGATGTCCTGGAAGCTCTCAACACTCTGGTCAGTATGATTTTATTCACTATATGattcactagtcactttaaacgaCTCACCATTCAATACTGAAGCCCTCAACCCTCTGGTCAGTCTGATTCAAATCACTTTATGATTCAAGAGTGACTTTATACAACTCACAATTCACTATTCCTGATTCACAAATAAGGCTTTGATATGAATACTCTGGGCAAAACATGGACAGAAATAATGAATCAGACACTCGTCATTATCTA is a genomic window of Oncorhynchus keta strain PuntledgeMale-10-30-2019 chromosome 19, Oket_V2, whole genome shotgun sequence containing:
- the LOC118397720 gene encoding gasdermin-E-like, whose protein sequence is MFAKATANFVRQIDPDGTLISVSRLNDSDKLVPMALVVKRNRFWFWQQPKYQPSGFTLSHLLLGDKELTPDVSESDFLSYEGRFGDNLSGKLDVKAGNVSVNLEGGGYSKLQSSFSKLKKQDVDVQKLLLASNDRVVDMQHGLVQQCQKHTEVFAVLKERVLTTTPCSISEQVQEQGTCQRVLGLLGNLGTHAVQENGSIEMDSNVSLEIPPLTVIAYSLIELEVRKDGHYELCLQHGTLGGFEADSGRTSPSQDSFDALCVVDGLEWMEKEIPEGAPLGTLQKNLQGLDLEVYAGQLAVLPESTRLALFQRLLDVLVDRTTLSVLEHMLEGLCRGEEPDPAEVNQLAVTQNKSVFALLDLVQKGPTNEIQADRASASPHLTATHLLVSALEALPEAALTLLGESSPDVLEALNTLVTKLKVNSQSLPLESLPLPLQDEGAFHWAEQLLFSSKVTLRRETDRMWAETGRKPGVFPLVMCIAVQGLTSLYAGKG